The Burkholderiales bacterium JOSHI_001 genomic sequence CGCAGTTCTCTTCGGCTTCGCGCGTGCTGGCGCCCAGGTGGGGCAGGGCGATGACTTTCGGGTGGCCGTTGATTGCGGCGCTGGGGAAGTCGCAGACATAGCGCCCCAGCGGGCCGGTGGCCAGCGCGTCCACCACGGCGCGTTCGTTCACCACCCCCTCGCGGGAGAAGTTCAAGAGCACCGCATCGGGCTTCATCAGGCCCAAGTTGGCGTCGTTCACCAGGTCGCGCGTGGCGGCCACCAGGGGCACGTGCAGGGTCACGAAGTGGGCGTTCTTCAGCACCTCGTTCACGCTGCCGGCACGCCGCACCTGCGAGGGCAGGCTCCAGGCCGCGTCCACGGTGATTTCGGGGTCGTGACCCAGCACGTTCATGCCCAGCTTGATGGCGGCGTCGGCCACCAGGCACCCGATCTTGCCCAGGCCCACGATGCCCAGGGTGTGGCCGGCCAGCTCGAACCCGGCGAAGGCCTTCTTGCCTTCTTCCACCGCCTTGTCCATGTCCGGGCTGGCCGCATCCAGCGCGGCCACGAAGCCCAGGGCCGGCACGATGTTGCGCGCCGCCAGCAGCATGCCGGTGAGCACCAGTTCCTTCACCGCGTTGGCGTTGGCGCCGGGGGCGTTGAACACCGGCACGCCGCGCGCGCTGAGCGCCGCCACCGGGATGTTGTTGGTACCCGCGCCGGCGCGGGCGATGGCGCGCACGCTGGCCGGGATGTCCATGCCGTGCATGTCGGCCGATCGCACCAGCACCGCCGCGGGTTGCTGGACATCCTTGGCCACGTGGTAGCGCTCGGCCGGCAGGCGCGACAGCCCGTTGGCCGAGATCTGGTTCAGCACCAGGATGTCCAGGCGTTCAGCCATGGCTGGCCTCGAATTCCTTCATGTAGGCCACCAGGGCCTGCACGCCTTCGATGGGCATGGCGTTGTAGATGGACGCCCGCATGCCACCCACCGAGCGGTGGCCCTTCAACTGCACCATGCCGCGCGCCTGGGCGCCCTTCAGGAAGGCCTCGTCCAGCTTCTCGTCCTTCAGCTTGAAGGGCACGTTCATCAGCGAGCGGGCGCTCTTGTCGATGGGGTTGCTGTAGAAGCCGGTGCTGTCCAGGTAGTCGTACAGGATGGCGGCCTTCTTGCGGTTGTGCGCTTCCATGGCCACCAGGCCGCCGCGCTGCTTGATCCACTGGAACACCAGCCCGGCGATGTAGATGGCGTAGGTGGGCGGCGTGTTGTACATGCTGTCGTTGTCGGCCACCTGCTTGTAGTCGAAGGCGGTGGGGCAGCAGGCCATGGCCTGGCCGATCAGATCGTCGCGCACGATCACGATGGTCAGGCCGGCGGGGCCGATGTTCTTCTGCGCGCCGCCGTACAGCAGGCCGTACTTCGTCACGTCCATCGGCCGCGACAGGATGTTGCTGGACACGTCGGCCACCAGGGGCACGTCGCCCACATCGGGCGTGAAGTGGTATTCCACCCCGCCGATGGTTTCATTGGCGCAGATGTGCACGTAGGCGGCGTTGGGGTCCAGCTTCCAGCTGTCGCGCGGCGGCACGCTGGTGAAACCGGTGGCTTCGGCCGTGGCGGCCACGTTCACCTGGCCGTACTTCTTGGCTTCCTTGATGGACTTCTTGCTCCACTCGCCGGTGTTGATGTAGTCGGCGCTGGCCTTGCCGCGCAGCATGTTCATCGGCAGGATGGCGTTTTCGCCGATGGCGCCGCCCTGCATGAACAGCACCTTGTAGTTCGCCGGAATGGCCATCAGCTCGCGCAGCAGGGCTTCGCATTCGGCGTGGATGGCGATGAACTCCTTGCCGCGGTGGCTCATCTCCATCACCGACATGCCGCTGCCGTGCCAGTCCAGCATCTCGGCGGCGGCGGTCTGCAGCACGGTTTCGGGCAGGGCGGCCGGACCGGCCGAGAAATTGAAGACGCGGGTCATGGGGGGCGCACACTGAAGTTGGGGCAGCCGGGGAGCTTACACGAGGCCCCGGGCGCCTTCGGCCCGGCCTTACTCGATGCTGAGTTGGGTGAACCAGCGTGCGCCTTCAGGCATGTCGTCGCGCAGCGCGGGCTTGAAAGGCGGCGCGGCCGGGTTGGCCGGCGGGGCGCTGATCAGGTTCAGGTCCACCGCCTGGGCCCGGCCCACCAGGCCCTGGGGCGTCAGGCTGAGCTGCCAGTACACCCCGTTCCACAGCTTGGCGCCGAACTCGCTGGGTTTCTTGAACATGAACAGCAGCGAATGCTCCAGCCAGGCCAGGTTGTCCGGCCGCAGCGTGCCGGGCTGCGTGTAGGGGTAGGGCACATGGCACAGCACCTCGCCCTGGCCGTCCAGGCACTTGAACTCGCGCATGGACAGGAAGTAGTCCTTCAGGGCTGCGGCGTCGGGCTGCACCACGAAGCGAACGCTGCCGTCGGCCTGGGGGTCAAACCGCACCTGGCCGATGGTGTGGCGGCTGCCGTCACGCCCGTGCAGCAACAGGTTCTTGGTGCCGGCCAGGTCCCAGGCGGCGGCGGTGCCCGAGCCCAGGCACAGCGCCGCCCCCAATGTGGCGGCCAGGACGCGTGCGCGGGGTGTCATGGCCGCAGCATAGCCCGCGTTGACGCTGCTGCAAGCTGGG encodes the following:
- a CDS encoding phosphoserine aminotransferase (PFAM: Aminotransferase class-V~TIGRFAM: phosphoserine aminotransferase), yielding MTRVFNFSAGPAALPETVLQTAAAEMLDWHGSGMSVMEMSHRGKEFIAIHAECEALLRELMAIPANYKVLFMQGGAIGENAILPMNMLRGKASADYINTGEWSKKSIKEAKKYGQVNVAATAEATGFTSVPPRDSWKLDPNAAYVHICANETIGGVEYHFTPDVGDVPLVADVSSNILSRPMDVTKYGLLYGGAQKNIGPAGLTIVIVRDDLIGQAMACCPTAFDYKQVADNDSMYNTPPTYAIYIAGLVFQWIKQRGGLVAMEAHNRKKAAILYDYLDSTGFYSNPIDKSARSLMNVPFKLKDEKLDEAFLKGAQARGMVQLKGHRSVGGMRASIYNAMPIEGVQALVAYMKEFEASHG
- a CDS encoding phosphoglycerate dehydrogenase-like oxidoreductase (PFAM: D-isomer specific 2-hydroxyacid dehydrogenase, NAD binding domain; D-isomer specific 2-hydroxyacid dehydrogenase, catalytic domain); the protein is MAERLDILVLNQISANGLSRLPAERYHVAKDVQQPAAVLVRSADMHGMDIPASVRAIARAGAGTNNIPVAALSARGVPVFNAPGANANAVKELVLTGMLLAARNIVPALGFVAALDAASPDMDKAVEEGKKAFAGFELAGHTLGIVGLGKIGCLVADAAIKLGMNVLGHDPEITVDAAWSLPSQVRRAGSVNEVLKNAHFVTLHVPLVAATRDLVNDANLGLMKPDAVLLNFSREGVVNERAVVDALATGPLGRYVCDFPSAAINGHPKVIALPHLGASTREAEENCAIMVVDQLRDFLEHGHVANAVNFPNVAMARESGWRVAIANANVPNMLGQISTAMANAGLNIHNMVNKSRGDMAYTLVDVDSPVAPAVLDSLRAIQGVLAVRYLPLE